From the Micromonospora sediminicola genome, one window contains:
- a CDS encoding pentapeptide repeat-containing protein, producing MTSPEPTPSPLAVANQRIRDTAKWFIGSAAAVGAALVAGSQLSDIGRLAAGWPTSAATARLWVAAAGVLLGLAGVVVAIASAVRVLLPVQVFISDLAENWEVPTADLRPVVAFFRRRTKYLQGAKDPAELIDRRERLTTQLADPERSPEARAEVRAGIASYDLRIAAIEEMANHEALKATFAHALRRLILATVVAGAGIVAFAWAANPPTPPTGADLRDAKLVGAQLRDADLTGAKLDGADLTGADLTGADLTGASVVGVTWSGTTCPDGTSSDAGGGTCRGHLRR from the coding sequence ATGACCTCCCCCGAGCCGACGCCGTCACCGCTGGCGGTCGCCAACCAACGGATCCGGGACACCGCGAAGTGGTTCATCGGCAGCGCGGCGGCGGTGGGCGCCGCGCTCGTCGCCGGCAGCCAACTGTCCGACATCGGCCGGCTGGCCGCCGGATGGCCCACCTCGGCCGCGACCGCCCGGTTGTGGGTGGCCGCCGCCGGCGTCCTGCTGGGCCTGGCCGGGGTCGTCGTCGCGATCGCCTCCGCGGTGCGCGTGCTGCTGCCGGTACAGGTCTTCATCTCCGACCTCGCCGAGAACTGGGAGGTGCCCACCGCCGACCTGCGCCCGGTGGTGGCGTTCTTCCGACGGCGCACGAAGTACCTGCAGGGCGCCAAGGATCCGGCGGAGCTCATCGACCGGCGCGAGCGACTGACGACCCAGCTGGCGGACCCCGAGCGGAGCCCGGAGGCGCGGGCCGAGGTCCGTGCCGGCATCGCGTCGTACGACCTGCGCATCGCCGCGATCGAGGAGATGGCCAACCACGAGGCGTTGAAGGCCACCTTCGCGCACGCACTGCGCCGGCTGATCCTGGCGACGGTCGTGGCCGGTGCGGGAATCGTCGCGTTCGCCTGGGCGGCGAACCCGCCGACTCCGCCCACCGGCGCCGATCTGCGCGACGCCAAGCTGGTCGGGGCTCAGCTCCGCGACGCCGACCTGACCGGGGCGAAACTCGACGGCGCCGACCTGACCGGGGCGGACCTGACCGGGGCCGACCTGACCGGGGCCTCGGTGGTCGGGGTGACCTGGTCGGGCACGACCTGTCCGGACGGCACATCGAGCGACGCCGGCGGCGGCACCTGTCGGGGACATCTCCGGCGCTGA